Within the Armatimonadota bacterium genome, the region TGCGCCGCATCGTCCTTTACGCCAGGGCGGTCCGCAACCGCCGGACCGCCTCCGCCAGACGGTCGTCCGGGGTGGTGAGCGAAAGCCGCACGTACCGATCACCCACCTGCCCGTAGCCGATGCCGGGCGTGATCACCACGGCGCACCGGTCGAGCACGTGCTGCGCGAACGTCACGGAGTCGAACCCCTCCGGGACTTCCGCCCACACGTAGAACGTCGCCCGCGGCGTGGGCACGCGCCATCCGGCCTCGCGCAACGCGCCCACCACGAGGTCGCGGCGTGCCGCGAACACCGACAGACTCTCGCGCAGCGGGCTGAGGGGTCCGCGCAGGGCGGCTTCGCCCGCGCGCTGCACGGCGACGAAGATCCCGCTGTCCAGGTTGGTCTTGAGCTTGGCCAGCGCGCCTACCACCTCTGAGTTCCCGCAGACGAACCCGATGCGCCATCCTGTCATGCAAAACGTCTTGCTGAGGGAGTGGAACTCTACCCCGACTTCCTTGGCGCCCTCGGCCTGCAGGAACGACGGCGGACGGTATCCGTCGTAAGCGATCTCCGAGTAGGAGTTGTCGTGCACCACGATCAGGTCGTGGTCGCGCGCGAACCGGACCACCTCCCGGAAGAACGCGACGTCGGCCGTGGCCGCGGTCGGATTGTTCGGGTAGTTCAAAAACATCAGCCCCGCCGCCCGCGCCACGTCCGTGGGGATCGCGTCCAGGTCCGGCAGGAAGCCGCGCTCGGGCCGCAGCGCAAACGCGTAGGGCACCCCGTCGGCGAGCACCGTGGCCGCGCGGTAGACGGGGTAACCAGGATCCGGCACGAGCGCGTACTCGCCCGCGTCGAGGACCGCCCACGGCAGATGCGCGATGCCCTCCTTGGATCCGATCAGCGCCAGCACCTCCCGGTCGGGATCCAGAGCGACGCCGAACCGCTCGCCGTACCACGCGGCGACCGCCTCGCGGAACCCGCGGGTTCCGGTATACGGCGGATACTGGTGCGTCGCAGGATCGGCGGCCGCCTCCTGCAGCGCCCGCACGACGTGGCCGGGTGTGGGCAGGTCGGGATCTCCGATCGCCAGGCTGATCACATCGACGCCTCTGCGCTGCAGTTCTTCTTTGCGCCGGTCCAGATCGGCGAACAGGTACGCCGGGATCCGCTGGAGCCGCTGCGCTTCGACCGACCGGGTGCGTCCTTCGAGCATGCCGTCCCCCTTCCGTCGCAGTGTGACACCT harbors:
- a CDS encoding LL-diaminopimelate aminotransferase → MLEGRTRSVEAQRLQRIPAYLFADLDRRKEELQRRGVDVISLAIGDPDLPTPGHVVRALQEAAADPATHQYPPYTGTRGFREAVAAWYGERFGVALDPDREVLALIGSKEGIAHLPWAVLDAGEYALVPDPGYPVYRAATVLADGVPYAFALRPERGFLPDLDAIPTDVARAAGLMFLNYPNNPTAATADVAFFREVVRFARDHDLIVVHDNSYSEIAYDGYRPPSFLQAEGAKEVGVEFHSLSKTFCMTGWRIGFVCGNSEVVGALAKLKTNLDSGIFVAVQRAGEAALRGPLSPLRESLSVFAARRDLVVGALREAGWRVPTPRATFYVWAEVPEGFDSVTFAQHVLDRCAVVITPGIGYGQVGDRYVRLSLTTPDDRLAEAVRRLRTALA